The Equus asinus isolate D_3611 breed Donkey chromosome 22, EquAss-T2T_v2, whole genome shotgun sequence genome has a segment encoding these proteins:
- the PCBP2 gene encoding poly(rC)-binding protein 2 isoform X9 has protein sequence MDTGVIEGGLNVTLTIRLLMHGKEVGSIIGKKGESVKKMREESGARINISEGNCPERIITLAGPTNAIFKAFAMIIDKLEEDISSSMTNSTAASRPPVTLRLVVPASQCGSLIGKGGCKIKEIRESTGAQVQVAGDMLPNSTERAITIAGIPQSIIECVKQICVVMLESPPKGVTIPYRPKPSSSPVIFAGGQDRYSTGSDSASFPHTTPSMCLNPDLEGPPLEAYTIQGQYAIPQPDLTKLHQLAMQQSHFPMTHGNTGFSAGLDASAQTTSHELTIPNDLIGCIIGRQGAKINEIRQMSGAQIKIANPVEGSTDRQVTITGSAASISLAQYLINVSLENAKPSSQAASVTIPDHLSINLSQPSTPSSSSSSSTTTPSLATAGTSDAPSSLPNPLPTAPCVSSLLGMKPIPLLALNVVSAAKGTGASAATTTTSAVPCVTNKLKTEKQRFSPY, from the exons ATGGACACCGGTGTGATTGAAGGTGGATTAAATGTCACTCTCACCATCCGGCTACTTATGCATGGAAAG GAAGTTGGCAGTATCATCGGAAAG AAAGGAGAATCGGTTAAGAAGATGCGCGAGGAG AGTGGTGCACGTATCAACATCTCAGAAGGGAATTGTCCTGAGAGAATTATTACTTTGGCTGGACCCACTAATGCCATCTTCAAAGCCTTTGCTATGATCATTGACAAACTGGAAGAG GACATCAGCAGCTCTATGACCAATAGCACAGCTGCCAGTAGACCCCCAGTCACCCTGAGGCTGGTGGTCCCTGCTAGTCAGTGTGGCTCTCTCATTGGGAAAGGTGGTTGCAAGATCAAGGAAATACGAGAG AGTACAGGGGCTCAGGTCCAGGTGGCAGGGGATATGCTCCCCAACTCAACTGAGCGGGCCATCACTATTGCTGGCATTCCGCAATCCATCATTGAGTGTGTGAAACAGATCTGCGTGGTCATGTTGGAG TCCCCCCCGAAGGGCGTGACCATCCCGTACCGGCCCAAGCCGTCCAGTTCTCCAGTCATCTTTGCAGGTGGTCAG GACAGGTACAGCACAGGCAGCGACAGTGCGAGCTTTCCCCACACCACCCCGTCCATGTGCCTCAACCCTGACCTGGAGGGACCACCTCTAGAG GCCTATACCATTCAAGGACAGTATGCCATTCCACAGCCAGAT TTGACCAAGCTCCACCAGTTGGCAATGCAACAGTCTCATTTTCCCATGACGCATGGCAACACCGGATTCAGTG CAGGTTTGGATGCATCTGCTCAGACTACTTCTCATGAACTCACCATTCCAAATGAT TTGATTGGCTGCATAATCGGGCGTCAGGGCGCCAAAATCAATGAGATCCGTCAGATGTCTGGGGCGCAGATCAAAATTGCGAACCCAGTGGAAGGATCTACTGATAGGCAGGTTACCATCACTGGATCTGCTGCCAGCATTAGCCTGGCTCAATATCTAATCAATGTCAG TTTAGAAAACGCTAAACCCTCCTCCCAGGCAGCCTCCGTCACGATCCCTGATCACCTCAGCATCAACCTCTCTCAACCCTCcaccccttcttcttcttcttcctcctccaccaccaccccctcGCTCGCCACAGCGGGGACCTCCGACGCACCCTCCAGCCTCCCCAACCCTCTTCCGACCGCCCCTTGTGTCTCCAGTCTGCTTGGcatgaaacccatccctctcctGGCTCTAAATGTTGTGTCTGCTGCTAAGGGTACCGGGGCTTcagctgccaccaccaccacctctgctgTGCCATGTGTAACTAACAAACTGAAAACCGAGAAACAGAGATTCTCCCCCTACTGA
- the PCBP2 gene encoding poly(rC)-binding protein 2 isoform X4 produces MDTGVIEGGLNVTLTIRLLMHGKEVGSIIGKKGESVKKMREESGARINISEGNCPERIITLAGPTNAIFKAFAMIIDKLEEDISSSMTNSTAASRPPVTLRLVVPASQCGSLIGKGGCKIKEIRESTGAQVQVAGDMLPNSTERAITIAGIPQSIIECVKQICVVMLETLSQSPPKGVTIPYRPKPSSSPVIFAGGQDRYSTGSDSASFPHTTPSMCLNPDLEGPPLEAYTIQGQYAIPQPDLTKLHQLAMQQSHFPMTHGNTGFSGIESSSPEVKGYWAGLDASAQTTSHELTIPNDLIGCIIGRQGAKINEIRQMSGAQIKIANPVEGSTDRQVTITGSAASISLAQYLINVSLENAKPSSQAASVTIPDHLSINLSQPSTPSSSSSSSTTTPSLATAGTSDAPSSLPNPLPTAPCVSSLLGMKPIPLLALNVVSAAKGTGASAATTTTSAVPCVTNKLKTEKQRFSPY; encoded by the exons ATGGACACCGGTGTGATTGAAGGTGGATTAAATGTCACTCTCACCATCCGGCTACTTATGCATGGAAAG GAAGTTGGCAGTATCATCGGAAAG AAAGGAGAATCGGTTAAGAAGATGCGCGAGGAG AGTGGTGCACGTATCAACATCTCAGAAGGGAATTGTCCTGAGAGAATTATTACTTTGGCTGGACCCACTAATGCCATCTTCAAAGCCTTTGCTATGATCATTGACAAACTGGAAGAG GACATCAGCAGCTCTATGACCAATAGCACAGCTGCCAGTAGACCCCCAGTCACCCTGAGGCTGGTGGTCCCTGCTAGTCAGTGTGGCTCTCTCATTGGGAAAGGTGGTTGCAAGATCAAGGAAATACGAGAG AGTACAGGGGCTCAGGTCCAGGTGGCAGGGGATATGCTCCCCAACTCAACTGAGCGGGCCATCACTATTGCTGGCATTCCGCAATCCATCATTGAGTGTGTGAAACAGATCTGCGTGGTCATGTTGGA gactcTCTCCCAGTCCCCCCCGAAGGGCGTGACCATCCCGTACCGGCCCAAGCCGTCCAGTTCTCCAGTCATCTTTGCAGGTGGTCAG GACAGGTACAGCACAGGCAGCGACAGTGCGAGCTTTCCCCACACCACCCCGTCCATGTGCCTCAACCCTGACCTGGAGGGACCACCTCTAGAG GCCTATACCATTCAAGGACAGTATGCCATTCCACAGCCAGAT TTGACCAAGCTCCACCAGTTGGCAATGCAACAGTCTCATTTTCCCATGACGCATGGCAACACCGGATTCAGTG GCATTGAATCCAGCTCTCCAGAGGTGAAAGGCTATTGGg CAGGTTTGGATGCATCTGCTCAGACTACTTCTCATGAACTCACCATTCCAAATGAT TTGATTGGCTGCATAATCGGGCGTCAGGGCGCCAAAATCAATGAGATCCGTCAGATGTCTGGGGCGCAGATCAAAATTGCGAACCCAGTGGAAGGATCTACTGATAGGCAGGTTACCATCACTGGATCTGCTGCCAGCATTAGCCTGGCTCAATATCTAATCAATGTCAG TTTAGAAAACGCTAAACCCTCCTCCCAGGCAGCCTCCGTCACGATCCCTGATCACCTCAGCATCAACCTCTCTCAACCCTCcaccccttcttcttcttcttcctcctccaccaccaccccctcGCTCGCCACAGCGGGGACCTCCGACGCACCCTCCAGCCTCCCCAACCCTCTTCCGACCGCCCCTTGTGTCTCCAGTCTGCTTGGcatgaaacccatccctctcctGGCTCTAAATGTTGTGTCTGCTGCTAAGGGTACCGGGGCTTcagctgccaccaccaccacctctgctgTGCCATGTGTAACTAACAAACTGAAAACCGAGAAACAGAGATTCTCCCCCTACTGA
- the PCBP2 gene encoding poly(rC)-binding protein 2 isoform X26 translates to MDTGVIEGGLNVTLTIRLLMHGKEVGSIIGKKGESVKKMREESGARINISEGNCPERIITLAGPTNAIFKAFAMIIDKLEEDISSSMTNSTAASRPPVTLRLVVPASQCGSLIGKGGCKIKEIRESTGAQVQVAGDMLPNSTERAITIAGIPQSIIECVKQICVVMLESPPKGVTIPYRPKPSSSPVIFAGGQDRYSTGSDSASFPHTTPSMCLNPDLEGPPLEAYTIQGQYAIPQPDLTKLHQLAMQQSHFPMTHGNTGFSGIESSSPEVKGYWAGLDASAQTTSHELTIPNDLIGCIIGRQGAKINEIRQMSGAQIKIANPVEGSTDRQVTITGSAASISLAQYLINVRLSSETGGMGSS, encoded by the exons ATGGACACCGGTGTGATTGAAGGTGGATTAAATGTCACTCTCACCATCCGGCTACTTATGCATGGAAAG GAAGTTGGCAGTATCATCGGAAAG AAAGGAGAATCGGTTAAGAAGATGCGCGAGGAG AGTGGTGCACGTATCAACATCTCAGAAGGGAATTGTCCTGAGAGAATTATTACTTTGGCTGGACCCACTAATGCCATCTTCAAAGCCTTTGCTATGATCATTGACAAACTGGAAGAG GACATCAGCAGCTCTATGACCAATAGCACAGCTGCCAGTAGACCCCCAGTCACCCTGAGGCTGGTGGTCCCTGCTAGTCAGTGTGGCTCTCTCATTGGGAAAGGTGGTTGCAAGATCAAGGAAATACGAGAG AGTACAGGGGCTCAGGTCCAGGTGGCAGGGGATATGCTCCCCAACTCAACTGAGCGGGCCATCACTATTGCTGGCATTCCGCAATCCATCATTGAGTGTGTGAAACAGATCTGCGTGGTCATGTTGGAG TCCCCCCCGAAGGGCGTGACCATCCCGTACCGGCCCAAGCCGTCCAGTTCTCCAGTCATCTTTGCAGGTGGTCAG GACAGGTACAGCACAGGCAGCGACAGTGCGAGCTTTCCCCACACCACCCCGTCCATGTGCCTCAACCCTGACCTGGAGGGACCACCTCTAGAG GCCTATACCATTCAAGGACAGTATGCCATTCCACAGCCAGAT TTGACCAAGCTCCACCAGTTGGCAATGCAACAGTCTCATTTTCCCATGACGCATGGCAACACCGGATTCAGTG GCATTGAATCCAGCTCTCCAGAGGTGAAAGGCTATTGGg CAGGTTTGGATGCATCTGCTCAGACTACTTCTCATGAACTCACCATTCCAAATGAT TTGATTGGCTGCATAATCGGGCGTCAGGGCGCCAAAATCAATGAGATCCGTCAGATGTCTGGGGCGCAGATCAAAATTGCGAACCCAGTGGAAGGATCTACTGATAGGCAGGTTACCATCACTGGATCTGCTGCCAGCATTAGCCTGGCTCAATATCTAATCAATGTCAG GCTTTCCTCGGAGACGGGTGGCATGGGGAGCAGCTAG
- the PCBP2 gene encoding poly(rC)-binding protein 2 isoform X23 — protein sequence MDTGVIEGGLNVTLTIRLLMHGKFSPFQEVGSIIGKKGESVKKMREESGARINISEGNCPERIITLAGPTNAIFKAFAMIIDKLEEDISSSMTNSTAASRPPVTLRLVVPASQCGSLIGKGGCKIKEIRESTGAQVQVAGDMLPNSTERAITIAGIPQSIIECVKQICVVMLESPPKGVTIPYRPKPSSSPVIFAGGQDRYSTGSDSASFPHTTPSMCLNPDLEGPPLEAYTIQGQYAIPQPDLTKLHQLAMQQSHFPMTHGNTGFSGIESSSPEVKGYWGLDASAQTTSHELTIPNDLIGCIIGRQGAKINEIRQMSGAQIKIANPVEGSTDRQVTITGSAASISLAQYLINVRLSSETGGMGSS from the exons ATGGACACCGGTGTGATTGAAGGTGGATTAAATGTCACTCTCACCATCCGGCTACTTATGCATGGAAAG TTTTCTCCATTTCAGGAAGTTGGCAGTATCATCGGAAAG AAAGGAGAATCGGTTAAGAAGATGCGCGAGGAG AGTGGTGCACGTATCAACATCTCAGAAGGGAATTGTCCTGAGAGAATTATTACTTTGGCTGGACCCACTAATGCCATCTTCAAAGCCTTTGCTATGATCATTGACAAACTGGAAGAG GACATCAGCAGCTCTATGACCAATAGCACAGCTGCCAGTAGACCCCCAGTCACCCTGAGGCTGGTGGTCCCTGCTAGTCAGTGTGGCTCTCTCATTGGGAAAGGTGGTTGCAAGATCAAGGAAATACGAGAG AGTACAGGGGCTCAGGTCCAGGTGGCAGGGGATATGCTCCCCAACTCAACTGAGCGGGCCATCACTATTGCTGGCATTCCGCAATCCATCATTGAGTGTGTGAAACAGATCTGCGTGGTCATGTTGGAG TCCCCCCCGAAGGGCGTGACCATCCCGTACCGGCCCAAGCCGTCCAGTTCTCCAGTCATCTTTGCAGGTGGTCAG GACAGGTACAGCACAGGCAGCGACAGTGCGAGCTTTCCCCACACCACCCCGTCCATGTGCCTCAACCCTGACCTGGAGGGACCACCTCTAGAG GCCTATACCATTCAAGGACAGTATGCCATTCCACAGCCAGAT TTGACCAAGCTCCACCAGTTGGCAATGCAACAGTCTCATTTTCCCATGACGCATGGCAACACCGGATTCAGTG GCATTGAATCCAGCTCTCCAGAGGTGAAAGGCTATTGGg GTTTGGATGCATCTGCTCAGACTACTTCTCATGAACTCACCATTCCAAATGAT TTGATTGGCTGCATAATCGGGCGTCAGGGCGCCAAAATCAATGAGATCCGTCAGATGTCTGGGGCGCAGATCAAAATTGCGAACCCAGTGGAAGGATCTACTGATAGGCAGGTTACCATCACTGGATCTGCTGCCAGCATTAGCCTGGCTCAATATCTAATCAATGTCAG GCTTTCCTCGGAGACGGGTGGCATGGGGAGCAGCTAG
- the PCBP2 gene encoding poly(rC)-binding protein 2 isoform X31 — protein sequence MDTGVIEGGLNVTLTIRLLMHGKEVGSIIGKKGESVKKMREESGARINISEGNCPERIITLAGPTNAIFKAFAMIIDKLEEDISSSMTNSTAASRPPVTLRLVVPASQCGSLIGKGGCKIKEIRESTGAQVQVAGDMLPNSTERAITIAGIPQSIIECVKQICVVMLESPPKGVTIPYRPKPSSSPVIFAGGQDRYSTGSDSASFPHTTPSMCLNPDLEGPPLEAYTIQGQYAIPQPDLTKLHQLAMQQSHFPMTHGNTGFSGIESSSPEVKGYWGLDASAQTTSHELTIPNDLIGCIIGRQGAKINEIRQMSGAQIKIANPVEGSTDRQVTITGSAASISLAQYLINVSRPWT from the exons ATGGACACCGGTGTGATTGAAGGTGGATTAAATGTCACTCTCACCATCCGGCTACTTATGCATGGAAAG GAAGTTGGCAGTATCATCGGAAAG AAAGGAGAATCGGTTAAGAAGATGCGCGAGGAG AGTGGTGCACGTATCAACATCTCAGAAGGGAATTGTCCTGAGAGAATTATTACTTTGGCTGGACCCACTAATGCCATCTTCAAAGCCTTTGCTATGATCATTGACAAACTGGAAGAG GACATCAGCAGCTCTATGACCAATAGCACAGCTGCCAGTAGACCCCCAGTCACCCTGAGGCTGGTGGTCCCTGCTAGTCAGTGTGGCTCTCTCATTGGGAAAGGTGGTTGCAAGATCAAGGAAATACGAGAG AGTACAGGGGCTCAGGTCCAGGTGGCAGGGGATATGCTCCCCAACTCAACTGAGCGGGCCATCACTATTGCTGGCATTCCGCAATCCATCATTGAGTGTGTGAAACAGATCTGCGTGGTCATGTTGGAG TCCCCCCCGAAGGGCGTGACCATCCCGTACCGGCCCAAGCCGTCCAGTTCTCCAGTCATCTTTGCAGGTGGTCAG GACAGGTACAGCACAGGCAGCGACAGTGCGAGCTTTCCCCACACCACCCCGTCCATGTGCCTCAACCCTGACCTGGAGGGACCACCTCTAGAG GCCTATACCATTCAAGGACAGTATGCCATTCCACAGCCAGAT TTGACCAAGCTCCACCAGTTGGCAATGCAACAGTCTCATTTTCCCATGACGCATGGCAACACCGGATTCAGTG GCATTGAATCCAGCTCTCCAGAGGTGAAAGGCTATTGGg GTTTGGATGCATCTGCTCAGACTACTTCTCATGAACTCACCATTCCAAATGAT TTGATTGGCTGCATAATCGGGCGTCAGGGCGCCAAAATCAATGAGATCCGTCAGATGTCTGGGGCGCAGATCAAAATTGCGAACCCAGTGGAAGGATCTACTGATAGGCAGGTTACCATCACTGGATCTGCTGCCAGCATTAGCCTGGCTCAATATCTAATCAATGTCAG CCGTCCCTGGACTTAG
- the PCBP2 gene encoding poly(rC)-binding protein 2 isoform X44 — MDTGVIEGGLNVTLTIRLLMHGKEVGSIIGKKGESVKKMREESGARINISEGNCPERIITLAGPTNAIFKAFAMIIDKLEEDISSSMTNSTAASRPPVTLRLVVPASQCGSLIGKGGCKIKEIRESTGAQVQVAGDMLPNSTERAITIAGIPQSIIECVKQICVVMLESPPKGVTIPYRPKPSSSPVIFAGGQLTKLHQLAMQQSHFPMTHGNTGFSGIESSSPEVKGYWAGLDASAQTTSHELTIPNDLIGCIIGRQGAKINEIRQMSGAQIKIANPVEGSTDRQVTITGSAASISLAQYLINVRLSSETGGMGSS, encoded by the exons ATGGACACCGGTGTGATTGAAGGTGGATTAAATGTCACTCTCACCATCCGGCTACTTATGCATGGAAAG GAAGTTGGCAGTATCATCGGAAAG AAAGGAGAATCGGTTAAGAAGATGCGCGAGGAG AGTGGTGCACGTATCAACATCTCAGAAGGGAATTGTCCTGAGAGAATTATTACTTTGGCTGGACCCACTAATGCCATCTTCAAAGCCTTTGCTATGATCATTGACAAACTGGAAGAG GACATCAGCAGCTCTATGACCAATAGCACAGCTGCCAGTAGACCCCCAGTCACCCTGAGGCTGGTGGTCCCTGCTAGTCAGTGTGGCTCTCTCATTGGGAAAGGTGGTTGCAAGATCAAGGAAATACGAGAG AGTACAGGGGCTCAGGTCCAGGTGGCAGGGGATATGCTCCCCAACTCAACTGAGCGGGCCATCACTATTGCTGGCATTCCGCAATCCATCATTGAGTGTGTGAAACAGATCTGCGTGGTCATGTTGGAG TCCCCCCCGAAGGGCGTGACCATCCCGTACCGGCCCAAGCCGTCCAGTTCTCCAGTCATCTTTGCAGGTGGTCAG TTGACCAAGCTCCACCAGTTGGCAATGCAACAGTCTCATTTTCCCATGACGCATGGCAACACCGGATTCAGTG GCATTGAATCCAGCTCTCCAGAGGTGAAAGGCTATTGGg CAGGTTTGGATGCATCTGCTCAGACTACTTCTCATGAACTCACCATTCCAAATGAT TTGATTGGCTGCATAATCGGGCGTCAGGGCGCCAAAATCAATGAGATCCGTCAGATGTCTGGGGCGCAGATCAAAATTGCGAACCCAGTGGAAGGATCTACTGATAGGCAGGTTACCATCACTGGATCTGCTGCCAGCATTAGCCTGGCTCAATATCTAATCAATGTCAG GCTTTCCTCGGAGACGGGTGGCATGGGGAGCAGCTAG
- the PCBP2 gene encoding poly(rC)-binding protein 2 isoform X43 gives MDTGVIEGGLNVTLTIRLLMHGKEVGSIIGKKGESVKKMREESGARINISEGNCPERIITLAGPTNAIFKAFAMIIDKLEEDISSSMTNSTAASRPPVTLRLVVPASQCGSLIGKGGCKIKEIRESTGAQVQVAGDMLPNSTERAITIAGIPQSIIECVKQICVVMLESPPKGVTIPYRPKPSSSPVIFAGGQAYTIQGQYAIPQPDLTKLHQLAMQQSHFPMTHGNTGFSAGLDASAQTTSHELTIPNDLIGCIIGRQGAKINEIRQMSGAQIKIANPVEGSTDRQVTITGSAASISLAQYLINVRLSSETGGMGSS, from the exons ATGGACACCGGTGTGATTGAAGGTGGATTAAATGTCACTCTCACCATCCGGCTACTTATGCATGGAAAG GAAGTTGGCAGTATCATCGGAAAG AAAGGAGAATCGGTTAAGAAGATGCGCGAGGAG AGTGGTGCACGTATCAACATCTCAGAAGGGAATTGTCCTGAGAGAATTATTACTTTGGCTGGACCCACTAATGCCATCTTCAAAGCCTTTGCTATGATCATTGACAAACTGGAAGAG GACATCAGCAGCTCTATGACCAATAGCACAGCTGCCAGTAGACCCCCAGTCACCCTGAGGCTGGTGGTCCCTGCTAGTCAGTGTGGCTCTCTCATTGGGAAAGGTGGTTGCAAGATCAAGGAAATACGAGAG AGTACAGGGGCTCAGGTCCAGGTGGCAGGGGATATGCTCCCCAACTCAACTGAGCGGGCCATCACTATTGCTGGCATTCCGCAATCCATCATTGAGTGTGTGAAACAGATCTGCGTGGTCATGTTGGAG TCCCCCCCGAAGGGCGTGACCATCCCGTACCGGCCCAAGCCGTCCAGTTCTCCAGTCATCTTTGCAGGTGGTCAG GCCTATACCATTCAAGGACAGTATGCCATTCCACAGCCAGAT TTGACCAAGCTCCACCAGTTGGCAATGCAACAGTCTCATTTTCCCATGACGCATGGCAACACCGGATTCAGTG CAGGTTTGGATGCATCTGCTCAGACTACTTCTCATGAACTCACCATTCCAAATGAT TTGATTGGCTGCATAATCGGGCGTCAGGGCGCCAAAATCAATGAGATCCGTCAGATGTCTGGGGCGCAGATCAAAATTGCGAACCCAGTGGAAGGATCTACTGATAGGCAGGTTACCATCACTGGATCTGCTGCCAGCATTAGCCTGGCTCAATATCTAATCAATGTCAG GCTTTCCTCGGAGACGGGTGGCATGGGGAGCAGCTAG
- the PCBP2 gene encoding poly(rC)-binding protein 2 isoform X24, with translation MDTGVIEGGLNVTLTIRLLMHGKEVGSIIGKKGESVKKMREESGARINISEGNCPERIITLAGPTNAIFKAFAMIIDKLEEDISSSMTNSTAASRPPVTLRLVVPASQCGSLIGKGGCKIKEIRESTGAQVQVAGDMLPNSTERAITIAGIPQSIIECVKQICVVMLETLSQSPPKGVTIPYRPKPSSSPVIFAGGQDRYSTGSDSASFPHTTPSMCLNPDLEGPPLEAYTIQGQYAIPQPDLTKLHQLAMQQSHFPMTHGNTGFSGIESSSPEVKGYWGLDASAQTTSHELTIPNDLIGCIIGRQGAKINEIRQMSGAQIKIANPVEGSTDRQVTITGSAASISLAQYLINVRLSSETGGMGSS, from the exons ATGGACACCGGTGTGATTGAAGGTGGATTAAATGTCACTCTCACCATCCGGCTACTTATGCATGGAAAG GAAGTTGGCAGTATCATCGGAAAG AAAGGAGAATCGGTTAAGAAGATGCGCGAGGAG AGTGGTGCACGTATCAACATCTCAGAAGGGAATTGTCCTGAGAGAATTATTACTTTGGCTGGACCCACTAATGCCATCTTCAAAGCCTTTGCTATGATCATTGACAAACTGGAAGAG GACATCAGCAGCTCTATGACCAATAGCACAGCTGCCAGTAGACCCCCAGTCACCCTGAGGCTGGTGGTCCCTGCTAGTCAGTGTGGCTCTCTCATTGGGAAAGGTGGTTGCAAGATCAAGGAAATACGAGAG AGTACAGGGGCTCAGGTCCAGGTGGCAGGGGATATGCTCCCCAACTCAACTGAGCGGGCCATCACTATTGCTGGCATTCCGCAATCCATCATTGAGTGTGTGAAACAGATCTGCGTGGTCATGTTGGA gactcTCTCCCAGTCCCCCCCGAAGGGCGTGACCATCCCGTACCGGCCCAAGCCGTCCAGTTCTCCAGTCATCTTTGCAGGTGGTCAG GACAGGTACAGCACAGGCAGCGACAGTGCGAGCTTTCCCCACACCACCCCGTCCATGTGCCTCAACCCTGACCTGGAGGGACCACCTCTAGAG GCCTATACCATTCAAGGACAGTATGCCATTCCACAGCCAGAT TTGACCAAGCTCCACCAGTTGGCAATGCAACAGTCTCATTTTCCCATGACGCATGGCAACACCGGATTCAGTG GCATTGAATCCAGCTCTCCAGAGGTGAAAGGCTATTGGg GTTTGGATGCATCTGCTCAGACTACTTCTCATGAACTCACCATTCCAAATGAT TTGATTGGCTGCATAATCGGGCGTCAGGGCGCCAAAATCAATGAGATCCGTCAGATGTCTGGGGCGCAGATCAAAATTGCGAACCCAGTGGAAGGATCTACTGATAGGCAGGTTACCATCACTGGATCTGCTGCCAGCATTAGCCTGGCTCAATATCTAATCAATGTCAG GCTTTCCTCGGAGACGGGTGGCATGGGGAGCAGCTAG
- the PCBP2 gene encoding poly(rC)-binding protein 2 isoform X33 — MDTGVIEGGLNVTLTIRLLMHGKEVGSIIGKKGESVKKMREESGARINISEGNCPERIITLAGPTNAIFKAFAMIIDKLEEDISSSMTNSTAASRPPVTLRLVVPASQCGSLIGKGGCKIKEIRESTGAQVQVAGDMLPNSTERAITIAGIPQSIIECVKQICVVMLESPPKGVTIPYRPKPSSSPVIFAGGQDRYSTGSDSASFPHTTPSMCLNPDLEGPPLEAYTIQGQYAIPQPDLTKLHQLAMQQSHFPMTHGNTGFSAGLDASAQTTSHELTIPNDLIGCIIGRQGAKINEIRQMSGAQIKIANPVEGSTDRQVTITGSAASISLAQYLINVRLSSETGGMGSS; from the exons ATGGACACCGGTGTGATTGAAGGTGGATTAAATGTCACTCTCACCATCCGGCTACTTATGCATGGAAAG GAAGTTGGCAGTATCATCGGAAAG AAAGGAGAATCGGTTAAGAAGATGCGCGAGGAG AGTGGTGCACGTATCAACATCTCAGAAGGGAATTGTCCTGAGAGAATTATTACTTTGGCTGGACCCACTAATGCCATCTTCAAAGCCTTTGCTATGATCATTGACAAACTGGAAGAG GACATCAGCAGCTCTATGACCAATAGCACAGCTGCCAGTAGACCCCCAGTCACCCTGAGGCTGGTGGTCCCTGCTAGTCAGTGTGGCTCTCTCATTGGGAAAGGTGGTTGCAAGATCAAGGAAATACGAGAG AGTACAGGGGCTCAGGTCCAGGTGGCAGGGGATATGCTCCCCAACTCAACTGAGCGGGCCATCACTATTGCTGGCATTCCGCAATCCATCATTGAGTGTGTGAAACAGATCTGCGTGGTCATGTTGGAG TCCCCCCCGAAGGGCGTGACCATCCCGTACCGGCCCAAGCCGTCCAGTTCTCCAGTCATCTTTGCAGGTGGTCAG GACAGGTACAGCACAGGCAGCGACAGTGCGAGCTTTCCCCACACCACCCCGTCCATGTGCCTCAACCCTGACCTGGAGGGACCACCTCTAGAG GCCTATACCATTCAAGGACAGTATGCCATTCCACAGCCAGAT TTGACCAAGCTCCACCAGTTGGCAATGCAACAGTCTCATTTTCCCATGACGCATGGCAACACCGGATTCAGTG CAGGTTTGGATGCATCTGCTCAGACTACTTCTCATGAACTCACCATTCCAAATGAT TTGATTGGCTGCATAATCGGGCGTCAGGGCGCCAAAATCAATGAGATCCGTCAGATGTCTGGGGCGCAGATCAAAATTGCGAACCCAGTGGAAGGATCTACTGATAGGCAGGTTACCATCACTGGATCTGCTGCCAGCATTAGCCTGGCTCAATATCTAATCAATGTCAG GCTTTCCTCGGAGACGGGTGGCATGGGGAGCAGCTAG